A genomic stretch from Anticarsia gemmatalis isolate Benzon Research Colony breed Stoneville strain chromosome 26, ilAntGemm2 primary, whole genome shotgun sequence includes:
- the LOC142984131 gene encoding uncharacterized protein LOC142984131: MIMTLSNLPYSIMYKDIKALIHSECGPIDIILDTLVSDKDNTKTVNVGLAGEEDAALFMRKLHGMRIGDRRLIVARKVKQQSGNNQRQHNEVNNTVQNVNQQMTNYYQAASQQVTNWSQNQALQYGMNQNASGMVPAAANFGTMKANQSAYYVMNQTNYPAMYGYQFQTPSATAPAVGYPMESYQNPASTSSSNNVWCQPPAGFQNTQQNNGPQPTWDNNWASRRDGEDNKRDVKWNHESGRQNDRESKRDSMRSNDGARRDRERASRWTDNRDMRSADNRESRRDDNRDSFRSTQSGRPSRDNDSSHRNRDQDYSHSRDRSSNAFYNQRQESHRSRSPIDRKRPSQTSFSNAPKPKARDDPVEIAKNWREQVACRIAKDILNERSFRYKVNDFNSLRAQVRQIVRARVERMFASDITIHITEMNRVCDETFKYHTQWSIMKKALLAVGGTVKQLSSDGKKLVNVSTNPREAPTKNPQPKNRPPAMNKLPQYPGGAGKNAKPKNKPGASKPNKLPQYPGGAMKKPPPKKNQAPITKKIPNYLGGDKKLDQQTKAMSKLPKAGKYDKRMLSMMSPYVREMLYDEIEKLCDVVIAGVCEEAEPNIDKFVEHMRTATTVDLKNSLKVTVARRMMIAPMPLAIRVFSQPILPRVVLENYLTQFNVKSLRKSNKRSYYIAHVGSVDDHDAMCLMKPFQLDGSIVQFKTFHIAGKQSKATKDELKKERLEFMQEHIDHAERMFGPDTDDDDESDDEYEDDGNEVKNEPETMKMEAQGEENKVLLQTKVGVPEQDFTKPLPNIDFSEDIDINNINTKSENSNADVKVEGDNAKTEVTKVETEVGKVETQLGNEKTEDSKDEAQVSKVETEVGKVETEDCNAKTDNTNTKSEADNKIDRSNDVQDSEGNEPPTDQDMSLLIVEKPEASVISVSDDDIDKNKSDIVDDIDLADVNEDDLEDW, encoded by the exons ATGATTATGACTTTAAGCAATTTACCGTACAGC ATAATGTACAAGGACATAAAAGCGCTGATACATTCAGAATGTGGTCCTATAGACATAATTTTGGACACCCTTGTATCTGATAAAGACAATACGAAGACGGTGAATGTTGGGCTAGCGGGTGAAGAAGATGCGGCTCTGTTTATGCGCAAGTTGCATGGAATGCGTATTGGTGACCGTCGTCTGATAGTAGCCCGTAAAGTAAAACAA caaTCTGGAAATAATCAACGTCAACATAATGAAGTTAATAATACTGTGCAAAATGTTAATCAACAAATGACGAACTACTACCAAGCAGCAAGTCAGCAAGTAACTAATTGGTCTCAAAACCAAGCTCTACAATATGGCATGAACCAAAATGCTTCAGGGATGGTTCCTGCGGCTGCTAATTTTGGTACGATGAAGGCTAATCAA AGTGCGTATTATGTTATGAACCAGACTAATTATCCAGCAATGTACGGCTATCAGTTTCAAACGCCGTCCGCGACAGCCCCAGCTGTGGGGTACCCCATGGAATCATATCAAAACCCAGCCAGCACTTCATCATCAAATAATGTTTGGTGCCAACCACCAGCTGGGTTTCAAAACACTCAACAGAATAATGGTCCACAGCCAACGTGGGATAATAACTGGGCATCAAGACGAGATGGTGAAGATAATAAACGTGACGTCAAATGGAATCATGAAAGTGGTCGTCAGAATGATAGGGAGAGTAAAAGGGATTCAATGCGTAGCAACGACGGTGCAAGAAGGGATAGAGAGAGGGCTTCGAGATGGACCGACAATCGTGATATGAGATCTGCTGACAATCGTGAATCGAGACGCGACGACAATCGCGATTCATTTCGCTCGACTCAGTCGGGTCGCCCGTCTCGAGACAACGATTCTTCTCACAGGAATAGAGATCAAGACTACTCGCATTCTCGTGACCGCTCCTCTAATGCCTTTTACAATCAACGTCAAGAATCTCATCGTAGTCGATCCCCAATCGACCGCAAACGTCCGTCACAAACATCTTTCTCTAATGCTCCTAAGCCAAAGGCGCGGGATGACCCTGTTGAAATAGCTAAGAATTGGCGAGAACAGGTCGCTTGTAGAATCGCCAAGGATATATTGAACGAACGTTCTTTTAGATACAAAGTGAACGACTTCAACTCGCTAAGAGCACAAGTAAGGCAGATTGTTAGGGCACGAGTAGAGAGAATGTTTGCTTCAGATATTACTATTCATATAACTGAAATGAACAGGGTATGTGACGAGACGTTTAAATATCACACACAGTGGTCCATAATGAAGAAAGCTTTGCTAGCGGTCGGCGGAACTGTGAAACAACTGAGTTCAG ATGGAAAGAAGCTGGTTAATGTATCAACAAACCCGAGAGaag CACCTACTAAAAATCCTCAACCAAAGAATAGGCCACCTGCTATGAACAAGCTTCCTCAATATCCTGGAGGAG CTGGTAAAAATGCTAAACCGAAGAACAAGCCAGGAGCTTCGAAACCAAATAAGCTTCCACAATATCCGGGCGGag cAATGAAAAAGCCTCCACCAAAGAAAAACCAGGCTCCTATAACTAAGAAGATCCCTAATTATCTAGGAGGAG ataaaaaaCTGGACC aACAAACCAAGGCAATGTCAAAATTACCAAAGGCCGGCAAATATGATAAGAGAATGTTGTCAATGATGTCACCTTATGTGAGGGAGATGCTGTACGATGAAATAGAAAAGCTCTGCGATGTAGTG ATTGCAGGCGTATGCGAGGAAGCCGAGCCAAATATCGACAAGTTCGTTGAACATATGAGAACAGCAACAACTGTAGACTTGAAAAAC tcatTAAAAGTGACGGTAGCTCGTCGCATGATGATAGCTCCGATGCCGTTAGCGATACGAGTGTTCAGTCAGCCGATATTACCGCGAGTGGTTCTAGAGAACTACCTGACGCAGTTCAACGTCAAGTCTCTACGTAAATCTAACAAGCGCAGCTACTACATCGCCCATGTTGGTTCAGTTGATGATCATGACGCTATGTGTCTCATGAAACCTTTTCAATTGG ATGGGAGCATAGTACAGTTCAAAACATTCCACATCGCGGGCAAACAGTCGAAGGCAACTAAAGACGAGCTGAAAAAAGAACGTCTAGAATTCATGCAAGAACACATCGATCATGCTGAAAGAATGTTCGGACCTGAcactgatgatgatgatgagtcaGATGATGAATACGAGGATGATGGAAATGAAGTCAAAAATGAACCAGAAACAATGAAAATGGAGGCTCAAggtgaagaaaataaagttttactaCAAACCAAAGTAGGAGTTCCCGAACAAGACTTCACAAAGCCACTACCTAATATTGATTTTTCTGAAGACATTGATATCAATAACATTAATACTAAAAGTGAAAATAGCAATGCTGACGTCAAAGTTGAAGGTGACAACGCCAAAACTGAAGTTACCAAAGTAGAAACCGAAGTTGGCAAAGTTGAAACACAACTTGGCAATGAGAAAACGGAAGATAGCAAAGATGAAGCTCAAGTTAGCAAAGTTGAAACCGAAGTTGGCAAAGTGGAAACTGAAGATTGCAATGCGAAAACTGACAATACTAACACGAAAAGTGAAGCAGACAATAAAATTGACAGAAGCAATGATGTACAAGATTCTGAAGGAAATGAACCACCAACTGATCAAGATATGTCTCTATTAATTGTTGAAAAGCCTGAAGCCTCTGTAATTTCAGTGTCAGACGATGATATTGATAAGAACAAAAGCGATATTGTTGATGATATTGACTTAGCTGACGTAAATGAAGATGATTTAGAAGATTGGTAA
- the LOC142984141 gene encoding three-prime repair exonuclease 1-like has protein sequence MVKIATYVFFDMETTGLPYKERNQTKITELSFVVVLRKDLEEAAIGTQPYVSKLTLLLNPQKKIDPETAAITGITNEKLKSAPIFKEKAETILTFLKELTKPICLVAHNGNRFDYPILLAELKNIDVTLPKDLLCVDSLVGFRRMYKEKTLFKSLNASSSFEDSKGSEDWPDLNVTAEDWNDIDILCSSFSEVDPFKSSPEKINNSQQSQENGDGKEVMKFNLVSLYERLLKKDVLNAHRAEDDCMMLLECVTAAKEFLIWTDKYCKNIHDIKPLERK, from the coding sequence ATGGTTAAAATAGCCACGTACGTGTTCTTCGACATGGAAACAACAGGGTTACCGTATAAGGAGCGCAACCAGACGAAAATTACAGAACTTAGCTTTGTTGTCGTCTTACGGAAAGACCTAGAAGAGGCTGCTATTGGCACGCAACCATATGTTAGTAAGCTAACATTATTACTGAACCCACAAAAAAAGATTGATCCCGAAACAGCAGCCATTACAGGTATAACAAATGAGAAATTGAAGAGTGCTCCAATATTTAAGGAAAAGGCTGAAACCATACTTACGTTTTTAAAAGAACTTACAAAACCTATTTGCTTGGTTGCACACAATGGCAATAGATTTGATTATCCAATTCTTTTAGCGGAACTTAAAAATATAGATGTAACTTTACCAAAAGATTTATTATGTGTTGATTCCTTAGTAGGTTTCCGTAGAATGTACAaggaaaaaacattattcaagtCATTGAACGCAAGTTCCTCTTTTGAAGATTCAAAAGGAAGTGAAGATTGGCCTGACTTAAACGTCACTGCTGAAGACTGGAATGATATAGACATTTTATGTTCATCATTCTCTGAAGTTGATCCATTTAAATCATCTCCTGAAAAGATTAACAACAGCCAACAATCACAAGAAAATGGAGATGGAAAAGAAGTTATGAAGTTTAATTTAGTTAGTCTTTATGAAAGACTGTTAAAGAAAGATGTATTGAATGCTCATAGAGCAGAGGATGATTGTATGATGCTGTTGGAGTGTGTTACAGCAGCTAAAGAGTTTCTAATATGGACTGATAAATATTGTAAGAATATTCATGACATAAAACCTTTGGAGCGCAAATAA
- the LOC142984132 gene encoding uncharacterized protein LOC142984132 produces the protein MSLIAVHGFAPKCTLLEVVKTLARPIHGHFEALNFKPQNTHSPGVKTCYVRLSERLDPARVVEKINEYSFPGQKKYKASVLEKMPDIQLREKGTRMPLKIRAALGIPDEDDPAEVPKLVTDEILIELQSKYPGLYSLSKRSNHKLLQEIAKKILGRVQEIATRSGETCYAVSSLYRRAHPHFCDFQLILAAHRELTDAGGARLELHEAELAAPTAAPQVLGLPFEKLQPMASKYSKKIVTKMTEHIEQLDSDIRPRDPGDVVARKQVRNELKRFTPFLESVINDVMRRSICKHGGSFCRMRIYGEPSLPNKDILTKFLQRYKAVHISRSTRMYNLLKFNVPRQNYYTLIAMNATVISGATLVIRSSEMMTYTLSALSDLDNKSPTALKDEDPSQESLELEDSQHDEWGTNGTEWEVQEMEL, from the exons ATGTCACTAATAGCGGTACATGGGTTCGCTCCGAAG tgtACGTTATTAGAAGTGGTCAAAACGCTTGCGAGACCAATACACGGTCATTTCGAAGCGTTAAATTTTAAACCTCAAAATACACACAGTCCAGGCGTCAAAACATGTTATGTGCGTCTTTCTGAGAGGCTAGACCCTGCGCgtgttgttgaaaaaataaatgaatatagttTTCCTGGTCAAAAGAAATATAAGGCGTCCGTACTGGAAAAGATGCCTGAT ATACAATTGCGTGAAAAAGGCACTCGAATGCCATTAAAGATACGAGCAGCATTGGGCATACCTGATGAAGATGACCCAGCGGAG GTGCCCAAGTTGGTAACAGATGAAATATTGATAGAGTTGCAGTCAAAATATCCCGGACTGTACAGCTTGAGTAAGAGAAGCAATCATAAGTTGTTGCAGGAAATTGCTAAG AAAATCCTGGGTCGCGTGCAAGAGATAGCGACTCGTTCGGGCGAGACGTGCTACGCGGTGAGCAGCCTGTACCGGCGCGCTCACCCGCACTTCTGCGACTTCCAGCTGATCCTGGCGGCGCACCGCGAGCTGACGGACGCGGGCGGCGCCAGGCTCGAGCTGCACGAGGCCGAGCTGGCCGCCCCCACCGCCGCGCCACAAG tGTTGGGTTTGCCTTTTGAAAAACTGCAGCCAATGGCGAGCAAGTATTCAAAGAAGATTGTAACTAAG ATGACTGAACACATAGAACAGTTAGACTCTGACATACGTCCCCGTGACCCAGGGGACGTCGTCGCTAGGAAACAAGTGAGGAACGAACTCAAGAGGTTTACACCATTCTTAGAATCG GTTATAAATGACGTGATGAGGAGAAGTATATGCAAGCATGGCGGATCGTTCTGTAGGATGAgg ATCTACGGCGAGCCGTCGCTGCCGAACAAGGACATCCTGACGAAGTTCCTGCAGCGGTACAAGGCGGTGCACATCTCTCGCTCCACGCGCATGTACAACCTGCTCAAGTTCAACGTGCCGCGGCAGAACTACTACACGCTTATTGCTATGAACGCCACTGTCATCA GCGGCGCAACACTAGTGATACGGTCATCTGAAATGATGACATACACATTATCAGCATTATCGGACTTGGACAATAAGTCGCCTACAGCCCTGAAGGACGAGGACCCAAGCCAGGAGTCCTTGGAGCTTGAAGACAGCCAGCATGATGAGTGGGGAACCAATGGGACTGAGTGGGAGGTGCAAGAGATGGAACTATAG